One genomic window of Pseudoxanthomonas sp. includes the following:
- a CDS encoding TniQ family protein, whose product MTRYFSLRPVALGALEVECLSSVLQRLAVAHGVTRHQFVTNVRDWWEVERSRYLPRCEELRWDGYSPNVTLAIEALRDALGVDLTGCTLLPLRNLCAANCIGSIAHSRSWCPGCFNDDIASGEPTYDRLLWRVQGYMRCSLHKLRLRLSCPHCGGCQTSDRSREELHVCVFCRQSLAAKVTRAEYAPRPEFGEDRVEALVRGISSIGAAKQQPIRTFLQDIDDADKYVAKHLGDIIHNRRLPAKPQLTTLIAVATHFGVDVIQLITDPAEAARQATLNIKRPPKTRATRPSSHLRHKRTAWFKTKLELAIQSGPPFPSTQELCRNNDFSHSAALGTFPDLTAELGRKYIEWKKSKASQLRIKAIVAIAARADMRAQLTIKEFVAQVCAASGAPVHVVRGLVDCSSDSP is encoded by the coding sequence ATGACGCGATACTTCTCGTTGCGGCCTGTCGCGCTCGGGGCGCTTGAGGTGGAGTGCCTTTCATCTGTATTGCAACGTCTGGCTGTGGCGCATGGCGTCACTCGACACCAATTTGTAACAAACGTCCGCGATTGGTGGGAGGTCGAGCGAAGCAGATATCTTCCCCGCTGTGAGGAATTGCGTTGGGATGGATATAGTCCCAATGTGACGCTGGCGATTGAGGCCCTGCGCGACGCGCTTGGTGTTGATCTCACAGGGTGCACCTTGCTGCCGCTCAGGAATCTATGTGCGGCGAACTGCATCGGCTCGATCGCTCACTCGCGGTCTTGGTGCCCGGGTTGCTTCAATGATGACATCGCATCTGGCGAGCCAACCTATGATCGCTTACTGTGGCGGGTACAAGGCTACATGCGCTGCAGTTTGCATAAGCTCCGCCTGCGCTTGAGCTGCCCACATTGCGGCGGGTGTCAGACCAGCGACAGAAGCCGGGAGGAGCTCCATGTCTGCGTATTCTGTAGGCAGAGTCTCGCGGCGAAAGTCACGAGGGCGGAGTACGCGCCCCGGCCCGAATTTGGCGAGGACAGGGTCGAAGCGCTTGTTCGCGGCATCTCCTCAATAGGCGCGGCAAAGCAGCAGCCGATCCGAACGTTCCTCCAGGATATAGATGATGCTGACAAATACGTCGCCAAACATTTGGGCGATATTATTCATAACCGGAGGCTTCCCGCCAAACCGCAACTGACCACGCTGATCGCTGTGGCGACACACTTCGGCGTCGATGTCATCCAGCTCATCACGGACCCCGCAGAAGCGGCACGTCAGGCGACCCTGAACATCAAGCGGCCGCCCAAGACGCGAGCTACTAGGCCATCCTCACATCTACGGCATAAGCGAACCGCTTGGTTTAAAACCAAGCTTGAGTTGGCGATTCAAAGCGGCCCGCCATTCCCATCCACGCAAGAGCTCTGCAGGAACAATGACTTCAGCCACTCGGCTGCTCTTGGCACCTTTCCTGACCTAACGGCTGAACTCGGCAGAAAATACATCGAGTGGAAGAAAAGCAAGGCCAGTCAGCTGAGAATAAAGGCGATCGTTGCGATCGCCGCGCGAGCAGATATGCGTGCGCAGTTGACCATCAAGGAATTCGTGGCCCAGGTCTGCGCGGCGTCTGGTGCGCCGGTGCACGTCGTCAGAGGGCTGGTCGATTGCAGCTCAGATAGCCCGTAA
- a CDS encoding AraC family transcriptional regulator, whose product MGQMACSLGVAATQAAAITGEDKDWRRTTLTKRIISHIDNHLFDAELSGDTLQRTFHLSRATLYRLFQNIGGVAHHIRARRLSWAHAYLRDHPDCSITWVLYEAGFNSERQFQRAFQAYFGMAPACWRKRCQDSHPQHADEARTASKEHLDRGAFRNSSDAIPHSNDRGVYEQLRAIHG is encoded by the coding sequence ATGGGCCAGATGGCATGCAGCCTGGGAGTTGCGGCAACGCAAGCAGCCGCGATCACGGGTGAAGACAAGGACTGGCGGCGGACGACGCTGACCAAACGGATCATTTCCCACATCGACAACCACTTGTTCGACGCGGAACTGTCCGGCGACACACTGCAGAGAACCTTCCATCTGTCACGCGCCACGCTTTACCGCCTCTTCCAGAACATTGGCGGGGTTGCACACCATATTCGTGCCCGCCGCCTCTCCTGGGCCCACGCCTACCTGCGCGATCACCCGGATTGCAGCATCACCTGGGTGCTTTACGAGGCCGGCTTCAATTCCGAACGCCAGTTTCAACGAGCCTTTCAGGCGTATTTCGGCATGGCGCCGGCCTGCTGGCGCAAGCGCTGCCAGGACTCGCATCCGCAGCATGCTGATGAGGCGCGGACGGCAAGCAAGGAACACCTGGACAGGGGCGCCTTTCGTAACTCATCGGACGCCATCCCCCATAGCAATGACCGGGGCGTTTACGAGCAGCTACGGGCAATACACGGCTGA
- a CDS encoding AAA family ATPase, whose amino-acid sequence MYISKIEIENFRLFGSGAQAFTLALNPGLTALVGENDAGKTSVIDAIRLVLGTRDQELLRIETADFHQPAGGQTRADQILIRLQFRELTLADRGAFAEYLTYEQIGEKADTTLIITWVVRRNTKDNSSRRTLPPEWRTGANGDGPMLDSGARSLLMATYLRPLRDAERAMSAGRGSRLSQILQHSKEIKSTGVGFDSKTSPSPDPKTLSVLGLGDYASFLFGESEGIKSARKRLNDEYLEPLSFANDLLKASIGVSRALDDALRLRQLLEKLELVLAGEADQNSVHSRGLGSNNLLFMACELLLLATESDGFPLLLIEEPEAHLHPQRQVRLMSFLQSQAAQRRPDGQQIQIIVTTHSPNLASELKLGNLALIEGARAFPLGEGHTQLSKNDYRFLERFLDVTKANLFFARAVLIVEGDAENILVPVIAQLLGRDFRRYGVSVVNVGGLGLGRYARIFLRKDPVTDGEINIPVACVTDLDVMPDNAPWIVGKLAAGEAIPTRPPSKRQWRVKQDFPGAAFDELRQSKREKASGQKVETFVADEWTLEFDLAYFGLDQLVWCAATLALNEEAIQDDKKAKADVIHTASEEFKALGARQMDRATRAAHVYARFASEGASKAIGAQYLAELLETAVEAATLSPEELRKSLPPYLVAAIAHVTDPFPPAPAPAPAPAPAGGEGSAEVAATAG is encoded by the coding sequence GTGTACATCTCGAAAATTGAGATTGAGAACTTTCGCCTGTTTGGCTCCGGGGCACAGGCCTTCACCTTGGCTCTCAATCCCGGCTTGACCGCGTTAGTTGGTGAGAATGATGCAGGCAAGACCTCCGTGATTGACGCGATACGATTGGTGCTGGGGACACGGGATCAGGAATTGCTTCGCATCGAAACTGCGGACTTTCACCAGCCCGCGGGCGGGCAGACCCGAGCAGACCAGATCCTTATACGGCTGCAATTCCGCGAGCTAACGCTTGCCGATCGAGGTGCATTCGCGGAGTACCTTACCTATGAGCAAATTGGTGAAAAAGCCGACACGACCCTGATCATCACGTGGGTAGTCAGACGCAACACCAAGGACAACAGCTCGCGACGTACTTTGCCGCCGGAGTGGCGGACGGGCGCGAATGGTGATGGTCCCATGCTCGACTCGGGCGCCCGATCGCTACTGATGGCGACATATCTACGACCGCTTCGTGACGCCGAGCGCGCCATGAGTGCGGGACGCGGTTCCCGGTTGTCTCAAATCCTTCAGCACTCCAAGGAAATCAAGTCGACCGGCGTCGGCTTCGACAGCAAGACCAGCCCCAGTCCCGATCCCAAGACGCTTAGCGTTCTGGGCTTGGGCGACTACGCGAGCTTTCTATTCGGCGAGAGTGAGGGAATCAAGAGCGCCCGCAAGCGCCTCAACGACGAGTATCTCGAACCCTTGTCGTTTGCGAACGACTTGCTTAAAGCCAGCATCGGCGTGAGTCGCGCCCTGGACGATGCTCTGCGCCTACGGCAGCTGCTGGAAAAGCTTGAGCTTGTGCTGGCAGGCGAGGCGGACCAGAACAGCGTCCACAGCCGCGGACTGGGCTCCAACAACCTTCTCTTTATGGCCTGTGAGCTGCTCCTACTGGCCACGGAAAGCGACGGCTTCCCGCTGCTGCTCATTGAAGAGCCCGAAGCGCATCTGCACCCGCAGCGGCAGGTGCGGCTAATGTCCTTCCTGCAGTCACAGGCCGCCCAGCGTCGGCCCGATGGCCAGCAGATCCAGATTATCGTGACCACGCACAGCCCGAATCTTGCGTCCGAGCTAAAGCTAGGTAATCTGGCACTCATCGAAGGCGCACGCGCGTTCCCGCTGGGCGAGGGCCATACTCAGCTCAGTAAGAACGACTACCGCTTCCTGGAGCGCTTTCTCGACGTCACCAAGGCCAACCTGTTCTTCGCCCGAGCGGTGCTCATAGTCGAGGGCGATGCGGAGAACATTCTGGTGCCAGTGATCGCCCAACTGCTAGGCCGGGACTTTCGACGTTACGGCGTGTCCGTTGTCAACGTCGGTGGCTTGGGTCTTGGGCGCTACGCGCGCATATTTCTGCGTAAAGATCCGGTGACGGATGGCGAGATCAACATTCCCGTCGCCTGCGTCACCGACTTGGACGTCATGCCGGACAACGCACCGTGGATTGTCGGGAAACTGGCAGCGGGCGAAGCAATTCCCACCCGGCCGCCGTCCAAGCGGCAATGGCGGGTCAAGCAGGACTTTCCAGGGGCTGCGTTCGATGAGCTGCGGCAGAGCAAGCGTGAAAAGGCGAGCGGACAGAAGGTGGAAACCTTTGTCGCCGACGAATGGACTTTGGAGTTCGACCTGGCTTACTTCGGATTGGACCAGCTGGTGTGGTGCGCCGCCACGCTAGCTTTAAATGAGGAAGCGATCCAGGACGATAAGAAGGCGAAAGCGGACGTCATCCACACCGCCTCCGAAGAATTCAAAGCGCTCGGAGCAAGGCAAATGGACCGAGCGACGCGTGCGGCCCACGTCTATGCGCGGTTCGCGTCGGAGGGCGCGTCGAAGGCAATCGGCGCGCAGTACCTCGCGGAACTACTTGAGACCGCGGTGGAAGCTGCGACGCTCAGTCCAGAGGAACTCCGCAAGAGCCTGCCGCCTTATCTGGTCGCGGCAATCGCCCATGTGACCGATCCTTTCCCGCCCGCACCCGCACCCGCACCCGCACCCGCGCCGGCAGGCGGAGAAGGCAGTGCCGAAGTGGCTGCGACGGCAGGATGA
- a CDS encoding ATP-binding protein — translation MKPLRDSIANAKVRHLHFDQTIKATVSQITFAVPGTVLALVGPTRVGKSTAIRAAAKQVYPRTKDGYIPYVIVDCSRTDAGFMSMRYLTLDLLGQLEHPFYGASSGKSRVSQTETNARLALRRAVKYRETKLIIVDEAHHLLRIKNSGGREAALESLKCLGNETGAVIVLVGSYELLKGCFCSAHFNGRLTLIEFPRYGTSDLQMKQFESILATFDQLLPWAKDNSLLSMSDLVYDGTLGSCGLVTSWVLAALGKMDASGATRLRKEHFRNVRYLQQIDAIASEINYGENVLRPVEKEGHGKDASSTSSTDERGVGRKFRRLKPGRRNPARDSISRPKVVP, via the coding sequence ATGAAGCCCCTTCGCGACAGCATCGCCAATGCCAAGGTGAGACACCTACACTTCGACCAGACCATTAAAGCTACCGTTTCGCAAATAACATTTGCCGTACCAGGCACCGTTCTGGCGCTCGTGGGTCCAACTCGGGTGGGAAAAAGTACGGCCATCCGTGCGGCGGCGAAGCAGGTCTATCCGAGGACGAAGGATGGATACATCCCCTACGTGATCGTCGACTGTAGTCGGACCGATGCTGGCTTTATGTCGATGCGATATCTGACGCTTGACCTACTTGGTCAGTTGGAGCATCCGTTCTACGGTGCATCGAGCGGCAAGTCCCGCGTATCTCAGACCGAAACGAACGCAAGGCTGGCACTCCGCAGAGCGGTCAAGTACAGAGAGACCAAGCTGATCATCGTTGACGAAGCGCATCATCTGCTGAGGATCAAGAATAGCGGCGGGAGGGAGGCCGCGCTTGAATCGCTGAAGTGCTTAGGCAACGAGACTGGCGCGGTGATCGTGCTGGTTGGGAGCTACGAGTTACTGAAGGGTTGCTTCTGTTCCGCGCACTTCAATGGCAGGCTCACGCTAATTGAGTTTCCTCGCTATGGCACAAGCGATCTTCAAATGAAGCAGTTTGAGTCGATCCTGGCGACCTTCGATCAGCTTCTTCCATGGGCAAAGGACAATTCGCTCCTTTCAATGAGCGACCTTGTCTACGACGGCACTCTAGGCTCGTGTGGCCTTGTCACTAGCTGGGTTCTCGCGGCACTTGGGAAGATGGATGCCTCAGGTGCTACGCGCCTAAGGAAGGAGCACTTTCGGAACGTACGCTATCTGCAGCAGATCGATGCCATAGCCAGTGAGATCAACTATGGAGAGAATGTTCTGAGGCCTGTCGAGAAGGAAGGCCATGGAAAAGATGCGAGCAGCACATCTTCAACAGATGAGAGGGGAGTGGGCCGGAAATTTCGACGCCTGAAGCCAGGCAGGCGAAACCCGGCGCGTGACTCCATCAGTAGGCCTAAGGTGGTGCCATGA
- a CDS encoding UvrD-helicase domain-containing protein: MSEWLASLIHESDVRVASRLMGLGPDGFAPVGDDDSRLQAMLTLDSADFEACPGSGKTTLLVAKLAVLAMRWPHRQQGICVLSHTNAARNEIGTRLSSSAAGIALLRYPHFVGTIHSFVNEFLAVPWLRSKGNSVRVIDTQVALRQRMGSLAPKWRYAIQQRNLKPYCLIYERPDYTGDNKGGLGPATSTYQALVGVARRSSEQGFYCFDEMFVWANELLDARPDVAQTLRRRFPLIFIDEAQDNSKEQAALLHRIFTDGDAPSRRQRFGDSNQAIYSRPEQVGAQIDQFPSPPIHTLPRSYRFGQVLADQVKGLGVLPHPLIGAGPANAQGRTEPLPSVLFLFDDQSINEVLPRYGAHLVTNFDTAALSRGIYTAVAGVHKLEKDANLPRAIGHYAPTYNAAYARKESAPETFLQYFAKARVKLVESLNTHSIVNALASALVATSNLLGTAPPPMSRKSAHRRMIETLEGASAAADYAWLVEHVIAVRGALREDEWQASILPRVFAIVTTLSNAPYLTPEAERFLAWPADHAVHHEDAASTAPQVNVFAYPPDAPKVHVRLGSIHSVKGETHTATLVLESFFHQHHLSELKPWLLGEREGGFRQGARGKTMPEGTRMLGRLKLHYVAMTRPTHLLCLAMRKDAFSDTELNRLTQRGWKIVDCCASEGG, translated from the coding sequence ATGAGCGAGTGGCTTGCCAGCCTTATTCATGAGAGCGATGTCCGTGTGGCCTCGCGTCTGATGGGACTGGGCCCTGATGGGTTCGCGCCGGTCGGCGACGACGATAGTCGCCTGCAGGCGATGCTCACGCTTGACTCGGCCGATTTCGAAGCGTGCCCAGGGAGTGGCAAGACGACGCTTCTGGTGGCCAAGTTAGCGGTCCTCGCGATGCGATGGCCGCACCGCCAACAGGGCATCTGCGTGCTATCGCACACCAACGCAGCGCGCAACGAGATCGGAACTCGGCTCAGCAGTTCTGCCGCCGGCATCGCCCTACTGCGCTATCCTCACTTCGTCGGCACCATCCATTCGTTCGTGAACGAGTTCTTGGCCGTGCCGTGGCTTCGGTCCAAGGGCAATTCCGTACGGGTGATCGACACCCAGGTCGCGCTTCGTCAGCGCATGGGGTCCCTCGCGCCCAAGTGGCGATACGCGATTCAACAGAGGAATCTCAAGCCGTACTGCCTCATCTACGAGCGGCCCGACTACACAGGCGACAACAAGGGCGGCTTGGGGCCCGCCACGTCCACCTACCAGGCCCTGGTTGGCGTGGCCCGCCGCTCGAGCGAACAGGGCTTCTACTGCTTCGACGAGATGTTCGTGTGGGCCAATGAGTTGCTCGATGCGCGTCCTGATGTCGCGCAGACGCTACGTAGGCGCTTTCCTCTCATCTTCATTGATGAGGCCCAGGACAACAGCAAGGAGCAGGCCGCGCTGTTGCATCGGATTTTCACCGACGGAGATGCTCCGTCGCGTCGTCAGCGCTTCGGCGATTCGAACCAGGCGATCTATAGCCGACCCGAGCAGGTCGGCGCGCAGATCGACCAGTTCCCGTCGCCCCCCATACATACGCTCCCGCGCAGCTATCGCTTCGGCCAAGTGCTGGCGGACCAGGTCAAAGGCCTTGGGGTGCTACCGCATCCTCTGATCGGGGCTGGGCCTGCTAATGCACAGGGCCGCACTGAACCGCTGCCGTCCGTTCTATTTCTTTTCGATGATCAAAGCATCAACGAGGTCCTGCCCCGTTACGGCGCGCACCTGGTGACCAACTTCGACACCGCCGCGTTAAGCCGGGGGATCTATACGGCTGTCGCGGGCGTCCACAAGCTCGAAAAGGACGCCAATTTGCCGCGTGCCATCGGACACTATGCGCCGACCTACAACGCTGCCTATGCACGCAAGGAATCGGCGCCTGAGACCTTTCTGCAGTACTTCGCAAAGGCCAGAGTCAAGCTGGTCGAGAGCTTAAATACACATAGCATTGTGAATGCCCTGGCGTCAGCGCTCGTCGCAACCAGCAATCTTCTTGGTACGGCGCCCCCGCCCATGAGCCGCAAATCCGCTCACCGAAGAATGATTGAAACATTGGAAGGGGCATCGGCGGCGGCCGACTACGCGTGGCTCGTAGAGCATGTCATCGCCGTGCGGGGCGCGCTTCGAGAAGACGAATGGCAGGCCAGCATTCTGCCGCGGGTTTTTGCCATCGTCACAACCCTCAGCAATGCGCCCTACTTGACCCCGGAGGCAGAGCGCTTCCTGGCCTGGCCAGCCGATCACGCGGTTCATCACGAAGATGCCGCGTCGACAGCGCCGCAAGTGAACGTCTTTGCTTATCCGCCCGACGCACCCAAAGTGCACGTGCGGCTGGGGTCCATCCATTCGGTCAAGGGAGAGACGCACACAGCCACGCTTGTTCTGGAGAGCTTCTTCCACCAGCATCACCTGAGCGAACTCAAGCCGTGGCTTTTGGGCGAGCGCGAAGGCGGCTTCCGCCAAGGCGCGCGAGGTAAGACCATGCCCGAGGGAACACGGATGCTCGGCCGATTGAAGTTGCACTACGTGGCAATGACGCGACCGACTCACCTGCTCTGCTTGGCCATGCGCAAGGATGCGTTCAGTGACACTGAACTCAATCGGCTCACACAGCGGGGCTGGAAGATCGTGGATTGCTGCGCAAGTGAAGGGGGCTAG
- a CDS encoding DUF6602 domain-containing protein — protein sequence MQAEATSWLGLIQALDVIGGLMSRGSSKANEAFRAILESAADELHLAKKSAAAFEHKGIRGDERAAALANFFKKHLPSNVAVSKGEAIDHHGRRSGQLDLIMYDSDIAAPIAVQSENVLVPAESLLAVVEVKSIVSQSELNTCYAAAAKVRRLRPFKHQFIGARTDGARAEDGRLRCLYTVFSYDSDLGKKDWMEKEFKRIESASRDAAGTLDLIDIVYVLSSGMIRPGSKTAKTNGGEQIDTFLHFYLHVMNFLRREMQRRPLMDWQAYSSKTDSGWKKLT from the coding sequence GTGCAAGCCGAAGCCACTTCGTGGCTGGGCTTAATTCAAGCGTTAGATGTCATTGGGGGACTCATGTCACGCGGGTCAAGCAAAGCAAATGAAGCATTTCGGGCGATTCTTGAATCCGCGGCTGATGAGCTGCATTTGGCAAAAAAATCTGCGGCAGCCTTTGAGCACAAGGGCATCCGGGGTGATGAAAGAGCAGCCGCATTGGCAAACTTTTTCAAAAAACATCTCCCGAGCAATGTCGCAGTATCGAAAGGTGAAGCAATTGACCACCACGGCAGGAGAAGCGGTCAACTTGATTTGATCATGTATGACTCGGATATCGCTGCGCCAATCGCCGTCCAATCAGAGAATGTTTTGGTGCCGGCCGAAAGTCTCTTGGCCGTCGTCGAAGTCAAGAGCATCGTATCTCAGAGCGAGCTGAACACTTGTTATGCGGCCGCGGCAAAAGTGCGGCGTCTCAGGCCGTTCAAGCATCAGTTTATAGGCGCTAGAACTGATGGAGCGCGAGCAGAAGATGGGAGATTGAGATGCCTTTACACAGTTTTTTCGTACGACTCAGATCTTGGAAAGAAAGACTGGATGGAGAAGGAGTTCAAGCGAATTGAGTCGGCATCGAGAGATGCAGCTGGAACACTCGATCTAATTGACATCGTCTATGTTCTTAGTAGCGGGATGATTCGACCCGGAAGCAAAACCGCTAAGACAAACGGCGGCGAACAGATCGATACGTTTCTGCATTTCTATCTACATGTTATGAACTTCTTGCGTAGAGAAATGCAGCGTAGGCCGCTCATGGATTGGCAAGCTTATTCTTCGAAGACAGATTCAGGCTGGAAAAAGCTCACGTAG
- a CDS encoding PIN domain-containing protein: MAHPAQRVFVDANTWITWGYEFGKAEASTLQDLVEHGLVRVLVTDLTITEVVKRFTKIEFDKVEPLTKAELRTAAKRHLELEIPEIDRDKLRQKIYKQQLDAVTGALKGRFKVDITSVDTVKPSAVLEDYTHGKGLFGPSAKKDQFPDAFIFAAISATTSKDSSLLVLSQDGDFTDACGKHKHIARVSTMPGLLEALGLQPEDKALMEVIEAEPVLFEESMTEALADHTLDADDIEDAEIELLELLRIDDLEVRSLYRIIEGEKTYIGFGNCSAELEVGFSHPDWDNAIWDSEDKRLIPFENVDGKTNASTRDFAFSFLVDMEDGKPVSVYDCEVRELWSVYLSLQPYDQYR, encoded by the coding sequence ATGGCCCATCCCGCTCAGCGTGTATTCGTCGACGCGAACACTTGGATCACTTGGGGATATGAGTTCGGCAAAGCCGAAGCATCCACGCTCCAAGATTTGGTCGAGCATGGTCTTGTGCGCGTGCTCGTTACCGACCTGACCATTACAGAAGTCGTCAAAAGATTCACAAAGATCGAATTTGACAAGGTGGAGCCGCTCACTAAAGCCGAGCTGCGCACTGCGGCGAAGCGACATTTGGAACTCGAAATTCCAGAGATCGATCGAGACAAATTGAGGCAGAAAATCTATAAGCAGCAGTTGGATGCAGTGACCGGTGCGTTGAAGGGTCGCTTCAAGGTAGATATCACAAGCGTCGATACAGTCAAACCATCTGCGGTGCTGGAGGATTACACCCATGGTAAGGGGTTGTTCGGGCCTTCAGCGAAAAAGGACCAGTTCCCGGATGCCTTCATTTTCGCTGCGATTTCAGCGACGACTTCGAAAGACTCTTCGCTGCTTGTTCTTTCACAAGACGGCGACTTCACTGACGCATGTGGCAAGCACAAACACATCGCGCGCGTGAGTACGATGCCCGGGTTGCTTGAGGCACTTGGCCTGCAGCCTGAAGACAAAGCGTTGATGGAAGTCATAGAGGCAGAACCTGTGCTTTTCGAAGAATCGATGACCGAAGCGCTTGCTGACCATACACTTGATGCGGACGACATCGAGGATGCCGAGATTGAGCTCCTTGAGCTTCTGCGCATTGATGATTTGGAGGTGCGCTCGCTCTACCGGATTATCGAGGGCGAGAAGACGTATATCGGATTCGGGAATTGCTCAGCCGAGTTGGAAGTTGGCTTCTCTCATCCAGACTGGGACAACGCGATTTGGGACAGCGAGGACAAGCGCCTGATCCCGTTCGAGAACGTGGATGGCAAGACCAACGCGTCGACCAGGGACTTTGCGTTTAGCTTCCTAGTCGACATGGAAGATGGAAAGCCAGTGAGCGTGTACGACTGCGAGGTCCGCGAACTCTGGAGCGTTTATCTCAGCCTTCAGCCTTACGACCAGTATCGGTAG
- the tssB gene encoding type VI secretion system contractile sheath small subunit: MANSQKFIARNRAPRVQIEYDVEVYGAQKKVQVPFVMGVMSDLSGANAGELPSLEERKALEIDVDNFDSRLQSMKPRAAFAVPNTLTGEGSLAVDITFESMDDFSPAAVARKVEPLAKLLEARTQLANLDTYMDGKAGAENLIAQAIRDPALLQSLVSAAKPEDKE; this comes from the coding sequence ATGGCAAACAGTCAGAAGTTCATCGCCCGCAACCGGGCGCCGCGTGTGCAGATCGAATACGACGTCGAGGTCTACGGCGCGCAGAAGAAAGTGCAGGTGCCCTTCGTGATGGGGGTCATGTCGGACCTCTCCGGCGCCAATGCCGGCGAGCTGCCCTCGCTGGAAGAGCGCAAGGCGCTCGAGATCGACGTCGACAACTTCGATAGTCGCCTGCAGTCGATGAAGCCCCGCGCGGCCTTTGCGGTTCCCAATACCTTGACGGGCGAGGGGAGTCTGGCGGTCGACATCACGTTCGAAAGCATGGATGACTTCTCTCCGGCGGCCGTGGCCAGGAAGGTCGAGCCGCTGGCCAAGTTGCTCGAGGCACGCACGCAACTGGCGAACCTCGATACCTACATGGACGGAAAAGCCGGCGCGGAGAACCTCATCGCACAGGCCATCCGTGATCCGGCACTGCTGCAGTCGCTGGTGTCCGCAGCCAAGCCAGAAGACAAGGAATAA